One genomic segment of Desertifilum tharense IPPAS B-1220 includes these proteins:
- a CDS encoding DUF4058 family protein, with product MQSMFPGMNPYLESPELGSEVHFGLIAVLARSLNAMITPKYRAAVEKRVYTDSLLVGIPDVVVVQRGAETNPEVIKPQQTTATLSKPLAVTVSIVEETQERFLEIREVATGSVVTVVEVLSPKNKRAGEGQVKYDTKRQRLLNSAVHLVEIDLLRTGEAKPVAGGIASDYRILVSRANYRPTAELYPFNLRDPLPRFLLPLRSGDSEPIIDLQTLLEQVYQEAALDLAIDYSMQPNPPLREEDFQWMQSLLEVE from the coding sequence ATGCAATCAATGTTTCCAGGGATGAACCCCTATCTCGAAAGTCCTGAACTGGGGTCAGAAGTTCATTTTGGGTTGATTGCAGTGCTAGCGCGATCGCTCAATGCTATGATTACCCCCAAATACCGGGCGGCGGTTGAGAAACGTGTTTATACAGACTCGCTGTTGGTGGGTATTCCCGATGTTGTTGTCGTTCAGCGGGGTGCAGAAACTAACCCAGAAGTTATTAAACCGCAACAAACTACAGCAACCCTTAGCAAACCGCTAGCCGTTACCGTCTCCATTGTAGAGGAAACCCAAGAGCGGTTTTTAGAAATTCGAGAAGTGGCAACCGGAAGCGTCGTTACGGTGGTAGAGGTGCTATCGCCGAAAAACAAGCGGGCGGGGGAAGGTCAGGTGAAGTATGATACTAAGCGGCAAAGGTTACTCAACAGTGCGGTTCATCTCGTCGAAATTGATTTGCTGCGAACCGGAGAAGCCAAACCCGTAGCCGGAGGAATAGCATCAGACTATCGGATTTTAGTCAGCCGCGCAAACTATCGTCCTACCGCAGAATTGTATCCCTTTAATTTACGAGATCCGTTACCTCGCTTTTTGTTGCCTTTACGTTCTGGCGACTCAGAACCGATTATCGATTTACAGACTCTATTAGAGCAAGTCTATCAAGAAGCTGCCCTAGATTTGGCAATTGACTACTCTATGCAACCGAACCCACCGTTACGAG
- a CDS encoding HNH endonuclease family protein gives MAIYPRNAAGSVLDANLEPFKNTLGNLTIMDPAQNNIGGNDSFAVKQPIYQTSSVLLTQEIGIKTAWTQQEIVDHKNLLIDAAVKIFRP, from the coding sequence ATTGCTATATATCCTCGTAATGCTGCTGGAAGCGTTCTAGATGCTAATCTTGAACCCTTCAAAAATACGCTTGGAAATCTCACGATTATGGACCCTGCTCAGAATAATATCGGTGGTAACGATAGCTTTGCTGTTAAGCAGCCAATTTATCAAACTTCATCAGTTCTTTTGACTCAGGAAATTGGAATCAAGACAGCTTGGACACAACAAGAAATTGTGGATCATAAGAACTTACTCATAGATGCTGCTGTTAAAATTTTTCGCCCATGA